A portion of the Esox lucius isolate fEsoLuc1 chromosome 20, fEsoLuc1.pri, whole genome shotgun sequence genome contains these proteins:
- the LOC105019103 gene encoding uncharacterized protein LOC105019103: MRSLTWIEVILIMSQASGANENIAKWMANYPPDIPAKKGENVIIPCNVTYPPARSTDSIQAYWKKMGPTEININDKDKKEFLFHPNKTMVIKSFQGRTTLIGDISKGNCSLKIEKIENGDMGRFYLRITNGFDHYSFYKALVKIHEAGSNQSFQNGSNYTVSTVPIPLVTAEEHEKYPPTSGTIFVVTIVPGVVVLLVAVFGCVWFLRYKKRSRLVTEQESGYYANFTTTTPTPKTEIIKTTKKKDVPPPGGFEPIYINVQRPNDALESTDEMKSVYENVNCSKQ, from the exons ATGAGATCATTGACTTGGATTGAGGTGATCCTCATTATGTCTCAGGCATCAGGCGCTAATG AGAATATTGCCAAATGGATGGCTAATTACCCCCCAGATATTCCCGCCAAAAAGGGTGAAAATGTGATCATTCCATGCAATGTTACCTACCCCCCGGCACGATCTACAGATTCTATCCAGGCCTACTGGAAAAAAATGGGACCAACTGAAATAAACATCAATGATAAGGACAAGAAGGAATTTCTCTTTCATCCCAACAAGACCATGGTCATCAAAAGTTTCCAGGGAAGGACCACATTAATTGGGGATATCAGTAAGGGAAACTGCTCTCTGAAGAtagaaaaaatagaaaatgggGATATGGGAAGGTTCTACTTACGAATTACCAATGGATTCGACCACTACAGTTTCTATAAAGCACTGGTCAAAATACATGAAGCAG GATCCAACCAGAGTTTTCAAAACGGTTCAAATTATACAG TTTCCACAGTTCCAATCCCACTAGTCACCGCAGAAG AGCATGAGAAATACCCACCTACATCCGGAACAATATTTGTTGTCACCATTGTCCCAGGGGTGGTAGTTCTGCTAGTGGCTGTATTCGGGTGTGTTTGGTTCTTAAGATACAAGAAAAG GTCCAGGTTGGTCACTGAGCAAGAGTCTGGATATTATGCCAATTTTACCACGACAACTCCAACAcccaaaactgaaat AATCAAAACCACAAAGAAAAAAGATGTTCCTCCTCCAGGAGGTTTTGAGCCCATCTATATCAATGTTCAG AGACCAAACGATGCTTTGGAGAGCACGGATGAAATGaagagtgtgtatgaaaatgtgaattgttCAAAACAATAA